GAGAGCAGCCTCGAAAACACGCCGGGCCGTCCTGCTGCCTCCGCCGCCCGCCGCCGCCGTGTGGGTGGCCGGGATCAGGAGGACACATCCACCGGAGACCATTAAGGCACGTCCTTCCTCTTCAGCGTCTTCAGCTTGTGACGGAGCGTGTTGTTCACAGTAACACAAGTTCAGGCCCACAAAAACAcgttttttcagtgtgtgtgtgtgtgtgtgtgtgtgtgtgtgtgtgtgtgtgtgtgtgtgtgtgtgtgtgtgtgtgtgtgtgtgcattgattAGTAAtgtctgaaaacaacaaaaaggatcTGTCAGCTCCAAACGTGTCTTTGAGATCCTGTTTCCAACCAGgagcaaataaatgaatgagcATGGATCAAATGttccaaaaagaaaagtgaagagttCAAGTCTTTCTGGCTCGTTTGGTTGAACTTAAAACAACCTTCCTGCTGCCGCCACTAGGGGCAGCAGAGATACAACCACAGATTCTAAAACAGCagtgagaacagaaaacaagaaaaagtaaTCAGTGTTATCATAATCAGAACTAACATCTTTGTTATTCACAATGTTATCAATATTATGTTGTTCTTATACCCTGTGTTTTCTATAAGAATATCTTATTATCATTCATGATTGTATTTCTCACAGCAAACAAGATCAGATCTTTTGGCGTcagggacgaggaggaggagaggagagagacggcCAGGCCGAgctgagggggggaggggggcgctCGTCATGTCTCGTGTGGCGGCTCGAGTGGAAGTGACCATGTCTCCTTTCTGAGGTGACATCGGGGGCAGATGGGGCAGTTCGCTCCTCGCTCAGACGGCCGTCACATCGCACCACGCTCACACGTCTGAGATCAAACCGAGATGAGATGTCTCGTCCTCGTAGTGATAACCGAGCGCGTCGACTTCTGCCTCTCTGGTGGGTGAAAGAAAGGACTTGGAGTTGAGTGCGTTTGTGGCGttaaagagaggggggggagggggaggggttaaTCAACTGTTACTTTGGCCAAATCTGAGAGAGCGCTtacatccccctcctcctcacggCGTCCTGAATCTGAAGAACATTTCTTACAAAAACCTTCAAGTCTCCCTCTCCCCtttcagacccccccccccccacatcgtctTTCTGTCCCAATATGGGCCGAGGTCGCAGTGCATGGACAGTGTCTTTAAAATCATCCCTGATCTCCGTACACTACATGAcgactcctcccctccttcccccttttgcctcctcctctccttccctccttccctcctcctctccttccctcctttgcctcctcctctccttgttcTCTCACACGTCCGACTCAATGCTGGACAGTTTCTCGTACACATGGCCATTGCTTCCGTTGAAGGGGCGAGGGGGGCCGACGCCCAGCATGGACCCGTGGTGGTTCATCCCGCCAAGACTGAGCTCTTTCGGGAACCGGGGCGCCACGTTTGACATCACTCCGGCCGAGGCGGACGCCGGTAGATACGACGTCGTACTCATCTGGCTCCTGAAGTCACTTCGGCTGTTTTTGGCGacttgttgctgctgctgttgcttttTCATGTAGTATTGTTTGGCGCCGTGCATCAGACATTGATCATCGCCAAAGGTGGGTATAAAGGGGTTTTGGTTTACCCGGTCGGGGTAAAGAGATTTAGATAAAGAGAACCCCCCTCCGCCTCCTTCCATCAGAGACCGATCCCTGtctctcgtgtctctctctccgatGGAGCGGCGGTGGAGTCCGTCTCCGCCCCTGAACAGGCCAAACGGCGAGCCGGGTCCTTTACGGCTCTCGCCTCCGTAAAACAAAGGGTCCCTGTCTCTTTCCCGCTCCCTCTCCGATCCACCGTGACGCTCAAATATGTGTGCAAAGGGGCTCGTGCCGTCCATGTAGCGTTCTTTCTCCTTTAAGCTAACGCTCCTGGGTGGGGGCAGCATCCCTCCCATTCCCGGACCCCCGATccccacacctccaatccccaTTAAACTTCCCATTCCTCCCGATTCCTCTTTCTGAAGGTCCACAAATGCGTCATACGAGTGCTGTCGCCTCAGCGGTTTGCCAAATCCCCCCTTCCTCCTTTGCTGGCCCTGAGGTTGAGACGGAGGACCTACCCCTCCCCCGACCCCTTTTCCTCCCCCCATCTGTTCCAAGAGGTGGTTGTTGTCCTCGCTGATGTCATAGAGGTTTCCTGTCTGCTGCTTTTTACAGCCCTCGCAGCGCATGCAGGTTGCAGAGCTGGGGCGGCTGCCTCCCCCTCCGGAGGTCCCGCAGCTCATACCTCCACCGTACCCGCTACCATGAATGGACATCTGTTTGCCCCCACCACTAGCCCGACAGTTCCTGCACTCCCACTCTCCCCCCGCCAGCCCAGATCCTCCACCACCCTTAGAATCTGTCTTTTTAGGTTTGCTCTTAAGAAAATCGTCCACAGGGACCAGGGTGGTGCAGGGCGCCACGCCTCCATCTCTGCTCCCGGGGCCGTCTGTGAGGTCCACATGTTCCCACTGAGGGACCCCCTCCTTGGGCCGAAACTGGTCCAAATAAAAATCCCTAacgctctccttctctctgaagACGTAGGAGTTACCCTCGTTGTTCCCGCCGCCACTACTTCCTCTTTTCCGTTCGGGGGGTAAAAGTGGCGGCGAGGCCGAGCGGTGGCCGTGGTAGTGGTGGTGGCTGATGTGGTACGGTTTCCTCCGGTAGCCCAGCTCGATCTCGTCCAGCTCTCGTCTGGACTTGGCAGAGGCCGGCCTCTTTTTCAGGCTATCTCGGTATTGTTTGCGTTTTTTGGCATTACCCTCCAGGTTCCCGTAGGTGACTGTGTGCGTAGAAATGTCCGACACATCCGACCGTATATTCCCATCGTCCTCGCCACGACCTCCACAGTAGTTGTGTCCGGGGATGTAGGTGGAGCTGGAGGCGCCGCCCTTGAAGGAGAACTTGCCGTACAGGTCTGGCAGACCTCCCTTGAAGCTCTGTCCTGAGGGAGGGGTCTGTCCGGACAGCAGGTCAAATTTGCTCATGTTCCTGTGAGTCAGAGCCGAGCAGGGCTGCGTGCTGAAGATCGGGGCCACGCCTCCACCCAGGCTGTCACAGTCGAACATCCCGCCCTCCAGAGAACTGGCGCTGCCCAAACTTGGCGGCCTGTTGGGTGGCGGTCCATTGAGCCCAAGTGCCGATCCATGGTGGTGGAGGTAGTGGTCCTGGTACAGATTACTGTCCTTCAGGTGGATGTTTCCAAACGTCCTCTCCACCTCGCTGATGTAGTCGCTGAACATGTTGTCGTCTGGTATGTACGGCGGCTTGCAGTCCGAGTGGCCCGCCAAGCTGCGCCGGTGCTCCGATATGTCGTACACGGAGGACTCTCGGCGGATGAAATCCAGAGCGCTGTGCGGCGAGCCGTTCACCCCGGACAGGGTGGCCATGTTCTTAGCGGTGCGTAGGAGGCGCATGATGTTGGAGTGGGTGTTGTTCATGGTGGCTGACGGCGAGTTGAGCGCAGAGCTGCTTTTCTCCTCGATCTGCACGCCGTGGATACAGCTGTAGATACCCTGTGAGGGAGAAACAACCAGAGGAGGCGTTAAAGAGtgaacacagcagcctctaccatcagcgtgtgaatgtgtgtgaatggatgagttaatactgacggactctttactcagcggcctctaccatcagtgtgtatgaatgtgtgtgaatggatgagttaacactgacggactctttacacagcggcctctaccatcagtgtgtatgaatgtgtgtgaatggatgagttaacactgacggactctttacacagcggcctctaccatcagtgtgtgaatgtgtatgaatggatgagttaaaactgacggactctttactcagcggcctttaccatcagtgtgtgaatgtgtgtgaatggatgagttaacactgatggactctttactcagcggcctctaccatcagtgtgtgaatgtgtatgaatggatgagttaacactgatggactctttacgcagcggcctctaccatcagtgtgtgaatgtgtatgaatggatgagttaacactgatggactctttactcagcggcctctaccatcagtgtgtgaatgtgtatgaatggatgagttaacactgatggactctttactcagcagcctctaccatcagtgtgtgaatgtgtgtgaatggatgagttaacactgatggactctttactcagcggcctctaccatcagtgtgtgaatgtgtatgaatggatgagttaacactgatggactctttacacagcggtctctaccatcagtgtgtgaatgtgtatgaatggatgagttaacactgatggactctttacacagcggcctctaccatcagtgtgtgaatgtgtatgaatggatgagttaacactgatggactctttacgcagcagcctctaccatcagtgtatgaatgtgtatgaatggatgagttaacactgatggactctttacgcagcagcctctaccatcagtgtatgaatgtgtgtgaatggatgagttaatactgatggactctttactcagcggcctctaccatcagtgtgtgaatgtgtatgaatggatgagttaacactgatggactctttactcagcagcctctaccatcagtgtgtgaatgtgtatgaatggatgagttaacactgatggactctttacgcagcagcctctaccatcagtgtgtgaatgtgtatgaatggatgagttaacactgatggactctttacgcagcagcctctaccatcagtgtgtacaCATTCACAAAGACCAAAGGTCAaagagctttgaggagtcagaagacgagaaaagaacGATAAGCAGGGCGGTATCTCCTTGTTTGTAACTCACTTTGTCGGCCTTTGTTGCGGACCTGATGTTTGACCTGCACCTGGTCAGGTCTGTAAGATCTCAGGGACAAACAGCTCGGGGCCATTTGGGTTTGGATCCATTATTTTGGGCCTCTAAAGACCACTTCTGTCACGACCTTGTCCACTAAAGCATTCAGAAGACATCGAGTTGGAACAGATGTTCCCgtttcatgtctttttaagATGAAGTTTACGAGCAGGTAGGAGATGAAGCGGCGGTGAAAATGGGATTTCAGATCCAGAGTAGATAGTGTAGCTGCACGCCGGATGATTGATACAGGCAGGGCGGCCAATAAAACCCCTCGGGTCCTGCTGGTCAATACCTTTAATCAATGTGATTAGAATTCAGCTGAACAATGTCCTCGGGCAGTTATTAAACACCTCGGCCACTCAGCGCCAGCGGCCGCAGTGCAAACATCCCCAACGAAGAGAACGGCCGAGCCAGGGAGACGCCGGCCGCCGAGCGCCACGGAAAGACAAACGGCTTAATTTGCATTCTGTGATGTACGATACAATACGCAGATAAAAATGGATGCAGGGAGGAGACGGGGATCAATCGCCAACAAcgattttactttgtttttctggacgtttgttgatgatgatggaaATAAGACCAAAGATCAGCTGCTTGTCTTCGCTGCCTGTCACTAACGAGGTCAGGGCCCCCCGCTGTGCTTCCTCCTTTTATCCACTTATACGACGTGTTGCCCCCCTCCCCGACCTCATGTTTCTGCTGGTTAACTTCCTGCAGTAAAAAAAGAGCTCCTCATCCTTCATTCTGGTTTTATAGATACTTTTTTCACTTCTTTCCATTTCACAGTCGGTTAACAGTCGAGTACGTAAAGCCTGACGGCGAGGAGGAGAAGCGGGCGAGGTTAGCATAAATACAAAGTGACTCAACGGTATTTGAGAGATTCTTAAACGCAGACGCCCACCTGCGCGacgcttcagtttttttcttttcaatgtttATCTGTTCCGTCTCCGCctcatctgtgtttttcttttccatctgtCTGTTTATATAATTTGTCATCACTTCATCTTCTTCCCTCCAACAATAATTCTGCCTTTATTGTCCTGATTACGCCCCACCTGCTGACAAAATCTGTCacacacccccccacaccccccccccccccccacacacacacccccccacaccccccccaCCTCTACACCTATTACATCACCGTGTTGGATTGTTCCAGAAGCGTCCACTTTAATCTCAGGATGACCAGGAGCATCAACTGA
Above is a window of Labrus mixtus unplaced genomic scaffold, fLabMix1.1 SCAFFOLD_144, whole genome shotgun sequence DNA encoding:
- the grin2ba gene encoding glutamate receptor ionotropic, NMDA 2B, with the protein product MNVTFEGRNLSFSEDGYQMHPKLVIILLNKDRQWDRVGKWENGSLSMKYHVWPRYELYGGAATREDDHLSIVTLEEAPFVIVEDVDPLSGTCMRNTVPCRKQIKTLNQTKDSGIYIKRCCKGFCIDILKKIAKTVKFTYDLYLVTNGKHGKKINGTWNGMVGEVVLKNAHMAVGSLTINEERSEVIDFSVPFIETGISVMVSRSNGTVSPSAFLEPFSADVWVMMFVMLLLVSAMAVFIFEYLSPVGYNRCLADGREPHGPSFTIGKAIWLLWGLVFNNSVPVQNPKGTTSKIMVSVWAFFAVIFLASYTANLAAFMIQEEYVDQVTGLSDKKFQSPNDFSPPFRFGTVPNGSTERNIRNNYPEMHGYMTKFHQRNVNEALGSLKAGKLDAFIYDAAVLNYMAGRDEGCKLVTIGSGYIFATTGYGIAIQKESLWKRHVDLAILQLFGDGEMEELESLWLTGICHHEKNEVMSSQLDVDNMAGVFYMLGAAMALSLITFICEHWFYWQLRFCFMGTCSGQPGFVFSISRGIYSCIHGVQIEEKSSSALNSPSATMNNTHSNIMRLLRTAKNMATLSGVNGSPHSALDFIRRESSVYDISEHRRSLAGHSDCKPPYIPDDNMFSDYISEVERTFGNIHLKDSNLYQDHYLHHHGSALGLNGPPPNRPPSLGSASSLEGGMFDCDSLGGGVAPIFSTQPCSALTHRNMSKFDLLSGQTPPSGQSFKGGLPDLYGKFSFKGGASSSTYIPGHNYCGGRGEDDGNIRSDVSDISTHTVTYGNLEGNAKKRKQYRDSLKKRPASAKSRRELDEIELGYRRKPYHISHHHYHGHRSASPPLLPPERKRGSSGGGNNEGNSYVFREKESVRDFYLDQFRPKEGVPQWEHVDLTDGPGSRDGGVAPCTTLVPVDDFLKSKPKKTDSKGGGGSGLAGGEWECRNCRASGGGKQMSIHGSGYGGGMSCGTSGGGGSRPSSATCMRCEGCKKQQTGNLYDISEDNNHLLEQMGGGKGVGGGVGPPSQPQGQQRRKGGFGKPLRRQHSYDAFVDLQKEESGGMGSLMGIGGVGIGGPGMGGMLPPPRSVSLKEKERYMDGTSPFAHIFERHGGSERERERDRDPLFYGGESRKGPGSPFGLFRGGDGLHRRSIGERDTRDRDRSLMEGGGGGFSLSKSLYPDRVNQNPFIPTFGDDQCLMHGAKQYYMKKQQQQQQVAKNSRSDFRSQMSTTSYLPASASAGVMSNVAPRFPKELSLGGMNHHGSMLGVGPPRPFNGSNGHVYEKLSSIESDV